From the genome of Acidobacteriota bacterium:
CCAGCGAGCCCACCGCGCTGCCCTCGAAGTTGGGGCCGGAGGTGGAAGAATCCACATTCAAGTAGGCCACGAGACTCTGCTTGAGCTGCTCGGCAAACTCCTCGCCCCATTCGGTAGAACCCGTAAGCCCGACCTCTTCGCCATCCCAACTGCAAAAGATCAAGGTGCGGCGCGGACGGACGCCTTGGCGCAGCAGGTCGCCGAAGGCACGCGTCATCTCCATCATCGAAGCGGTGCCGCTGCTCGGGTCCACGCCGCCAAACTCCCAGGCATCGCGATGGTTGCCGAGCAGCACCCATTCGTCGGGAAGCTCGCTGCCGCGCACGCGTCCCTCCACCACGTAGTTGGGCTTCACGCTGGTGTCCATGTCGATCTTCAGGTGGACGCGCCCTTCCCCACCCAGTCGATAGGTGATGGGCAGGCCGCCACCCCATTCCCTCGGCGCCTTCGGACCGCCCATATTCTCGAGCAGCGGCTTGGCATCGTGCCAGGAGAGTGGCAGCGCCATGATCTTTGGCAACGACTGCGCTTCCGCAGGTTGAATGCGCTTTGCTCCCGCCACCGACGCCCATCCCGGCGTGAGCGGGTCACCGGGCACGATGAAGTCATAGGTGATGGCGCCGCGCTGGATGTGCGTCTCCGGTCCCCACGGGCCTTCCGGAAAGACCTTGCCACGCTTGTAGCCATCCTCGGCGGGATCGGAATATATAAGGATAGCGGCCGCGCCTTCGCGCTCCGCGGTGAGCGCTTTGAATCCGCGATAGCTGTAGGGATTCGAATAGCGCACCAGCACGACCTTGCCGCGCACACTGATGCCCTTCTGTTTCAGCATCGCGTAGTCTTCCGGATTCCCACTGTGCGCATAGACGATGGGCGCGGTCACCTCGCCCGAGGTGGACATCCCGCTGTAGCCGGGACTCACACGCGGGTTGGCGGTGTCAGGATCAATCGCGTACGCCGCTTCGCGCAGCGTGGCCTTGTACTGGATGGGGGAGACCATTTCGAGCGCGACTTCGCGCGGCGACGAGTTGAGCACGTCGTAGCGATGGATGACCACGTCTTCCAGGCCCTGCTTCATCCACGTTTCGGCAATGTACTTCGCCAGCTCATTGTTGCGCGCCGAGCCCGCTGGATGCGGCTCGGCGGTGAACTCGCGATGGAACTCGCGAGCCTTTTCGGGCGAGATCATCGCCTTGAACTTCGTTTCCACGCCGGCCTCGGCGGCGGCCGCCTGAGCGCCGAATCCCATGATCTTGGCGTTGACCTCCGCCGGCGGTGCCGAAGGCGGAGCACTGGCGCTCTGCTGCGCATGCAAAGCCATCACGCCCACTGCCGCCAGCGGTAGCAGGAACGAACCGCACACTGTTCTGCTGAGGACCGTCATCCGCACACCGATCTGCACACCGCTTTGCATCATGCGCCTCCGAAGTCGGGCTGTTCAGCTTCCCATCTTCTCAGTTTCAACAACCGCGTCGGACAACTGCCCAACCGCCCAAGCGATCTGCTCGTTGCTGATGACAGCCGGGGGCGCGAGCAAGAGGTGATCGCCCGCGAGGCCGTCCACGCAGCCTTGCATGGGATAGACGAGCAGCCCGCGGCGGAATGCGGCGGCCGCCACCTGGCCCGCGAATTGCTTCTCCACAGCAAAAGCCTGCTTCGTCTTCTTGTCGGCAACAAACTCCACGCCCCAGAGCAGCCCGATGCCGCGAACGTCACCCACACTCGCGTGCTCCGCAAGCCGCTGTAACTCGGACTTCATCACGGCTCCGGCGGTCTGTACCTCGGCGGAATCCGCCGCATGGACCAGCCGCTCATTCCGGATGCGGCCCAGCACCGCGCGCCCCGCCGCAAGTGCGACCGGATGCGCGTTGTAAGTGAGTCCATGGACGAACGCGCCCGAGCCGCGCGCGATCGCATCCACTACTTTCCTGGTGACGAGCACCGCGCCGAGCGGCGCGTAGCCGCTGGCGATGCCTTTCGCGGTCACGAGAATGTCAGGCCGCAGGTCAGCTCCCCAATGTTCCACCGCAAAGTTGCGTCCGGTGCGGCCCATGCCGGTCATCACTTCGTCCGCGATGGTCAGCACGCCATGGCGAGCGCAAGTCTCGGCAACGGCCTTCAGGTAGCCGGCGGGCGGGACCGCCGCGCCCAGCGTCGCGCCGCTTACCGGCTCGAAGATGAAGGCGGCTGCTTCGTTGCCGGAGCGCGCGAGCAACCCAGCCAGCTCGTCAGCGTAGCGCTGGCCGCAAGCCACGCAACCATCAGCGCAGGCGTATGCGCAGCGATAGCAGTATGGGATCGCGACCTGCTCGAATGTCCGCACCATCGGCAAGTACATCTCGCGGCGCCGCCGGTTGCCACTGACCGCCAGCGCGCCGAGCGTCGCTCCGTGGTAGGCCTGCTTGCGGCTGAGGATGGCGGCGCGACGTCCCTGGCCGATCTCGACCTGATATTGCCGCGCCAGTTTCAGCGCGCTCTCTACCGCCTCGGAGCCGCCGCTGGTGAAATACACGCAGCCGCCGCGAAAACCTTCGCCGGCAAAATCCAGCAGCTCACGCGCGAACTCCTCGGCAACCGGCGTGGTGAACTGGCTGGTGTGGGCGAATTCCAGGCGTGCGGCCTGCTCCGCCATGGCGCGGGCGATGTTGGCGTCGCCATGTCCCACAAAGTTCACCGCCGCGCTGCCCGAAAAGTCGAGATACCGGGTCCCGGCGTCGTCAAACAGGAAGACGCCTTCGCCGCGGCTCACTACCGGATACGCTTTCGAGAATGAGCGAGGAAAGTTTTCTGTCCGGGAGGCCGCCGTAGGCGTGCTGTTGGACATGGGGACGGAATTATGCGGTGCCACGCCGCCAAGTGTCAAAGCAACGCCTCAAAGCACAATGCCTCAAAGCGCGCGCGGCAAGTAGCGACGCCCGACTGGTTCAGCGTCGTCTGGTTCGGAACTCATGGTTGCGGCTATAATCCGCGGGCTCGTCGGCGGTCTCACCACACTGGAGTCCCCCAATGCGTAAGCTCGGCATCATCCTTGTTGTGCTGGTATGTCTCGTCTCGCTGGCGGCCACACCCGACCAGCCCACGCCCCGGCTGGCAGGATATTCCGCCGCCGCATCCGCCAAAGAGCGCGAGTGGGAGGAAAAGTTTCGCGCGCTCCCGCAGCCGGAGAACCTGCGCGCCTATATGCAGCGCCTGACCGCGCAGCCTCATCACGTGGGCTCGCCCTACGACAAAGACAATGCCGAGTGGATCCTCGCGCGCTTCAAGGAATGGGGCTGGGATGCGCACATCGAGACCTTCGACGTGCTCTTCCCGACGCCGAAAGAGCGGGTCGTCGAGTTGGTCGCACCGACAAAGTTCGTCGCCAAGCTGCAGGAGCCGCCTGTGCCCGGCGATCCCACCTCGAGCCAGCAAGCCTTGCAACTGCCTACCTACAACGCGTACTCCGGCGATGGCGACGTTACCGCGCCGCTGGTCTACGTGAACTTCGGCCTGCGCGAGGACTACGAGATGCTAGATCGCATGGGCATCTCGGTGAAGGGCGCCATCGTGATCGCGCGCTATGGCCATGCCTGGCGTGGCATCAAGCCCAAGGTGGCGTACGAGCACGGCGCGGTCGGATGTTTGCTCTACTCCGACCCGCAGCAGGATGGCTACTCCGACGGCGACGTGTATCCCAACGGCGGACTGCGGCCGAGCCAGGGCGTGCAGCGCGGCGCCGTCACCGACACGCAGTATCCCGGCGATCCGCTCACCCCCGGGATCGGCTCGGTGCCGGGTGCGAAACGGCTCGCGCTCCA
Proteins encoded in this window:
- a CDS encoding M28 family metallopeptidase, whose amino-acid sequence is MMQSGVQIGVRMTVLSRTVCGSFLLPLAAVGVMALHAQQSASAPPSAPPAEVNAKIMGFGAQAAAAEAGVETKFKAMISPEKAREFHREFTAEPHPAGSARNNELAKYIAETWMKQGLEDVVIHRYDVLNSSPREVALEMVSPIQYKATLREAAYAIDPDTANPRVSPGYSGMSTSGEVTAPIVYAHSGNPEDYAMLKQKGISVRGKVVLVRYSNPYSYRGFKALTAEREGAAAILIYSDPAEDGYKRGKVFPEGPWGPETHIQRGAITYDFIVPGDPLTPGWASVAGAKRIQPAEAQSLPKIMALPLSWHDAKPLLENMGGPKAPREWGGGLPITYRLGGEGRVHLKIDMDTSVKPNYVVEGRVRGSELPDEWVLLGNHRDAWEFGGVDPSSGTASMMEMTRAFGDLLRQGVRPRRTLIFCSWDGEEVGLTGSTEWGEEFAEQLKQSLVAYLNVDSSTSGPNFEGSAVGSLAPMLVETSKSLSDPSGRSLYQAWRGSATRSRQEGKNKLPVADANLVDTRIGSGSDHTVFLNHLGRPTMLLSFDGPYGVYHSMYDDYYWMNHFGDPGYRYHALMSQLWGVLALRLANSELQPFDFSVSAKTIGDWLKEIEAKKGARGHVDVRGALKHAAAFEAAGRELDAAAAAALARGADRKALDRVNAQMMEVEASWLNPAGIPGRPWFKHMLYAARYTYAHLELPGITEAVEKGDWKVAQEQVRILESALEKNTALLRQARADLEKIPAGAK
- a CDS encoding aminotransferase class III-fold pyridoxal phosphate-dependent enzyme, coding for MSRGEGVFLFDDAGTRYLDFSGSAAVNFVGHGDANIARAMAEQAARLEFAHTSQFTTPVAEEFARELLDFAGEGFRGGCVYFTSGGSEAVESALKLARQYQVEIGQGRRAAILSRKQAYHGATLGALAVSGNRRRREMYLPMVRTFEQVAIPYCYRCAYACADGCVACGQRYADELAGLLARSGNEAAAFIFEPVSGATLGAAVPPAGYLKAVAETCARHGVLTIADEVMTGMGRTGRNFAVEHWGADLRPDILVTAKGIASGYAPLGAVLVTRKVVDAIARGSGAFVHGLTYNAHPVALAAGRAVLGRIRNERLVHAADSAEVQTAGAVMKSELQRLAEHASVGDVRGIGLLWGVEFVADKKTKQAFAVEKQFAGQVAAAAFRRGLLVYPMQGCVDGLAGDHLLLAPPAVISNEQIAWAVGQLSDAVVETEKMGS